AATACCGAGCCGGTGCTCATTCCCACATATATTTCAAAGTCTGTTCATTGTTGTAAATTGAAGCTTTTGGCTtaatctgttgtgtttgtaaacaCTGGAGTAGACGGTCTGATGAAAGGAGTCTCTCAAAGAGGCACAAAATTCAATATGAAATCTGACTCTGGGTGAAATAAGACCTGCAGACATATAGAAAGACAGCAGTACctacctatgtgtgtgtgtgtgtgtgtgtgtatgcatgtgtgtggaggATTAAACGAAGGTGCTGTGGGGTAATTATGCCGCAGGTTGCTGCAAAATTGCACCCTGGAAACTAATGCTATAAACAGTCATGGTGAATACATAGCAAACACCAGGGAATTAATAATGTATAAACCGCTGTCACAGCATCAGTTCTGCTGAAACGTGCAGGAAAAATGTGAGATTTATAAATCCCATTAGGTCAAATATGCAGGAAGACATATATTTGTCATACTTTTATCGTGCATGTTAATATAGACATAATTTCTCAAGTGACACATAGAAATTGCAACGGTTAAAAGAAAGGTGCCTTTtgctgcaggagacaggaggcagctGGACTGAGAATAAGGGAGCGAGGGAGCTGGAGAGTGAGATCACAGCCCATGATTTACTGCCACCTGAGCCTGACATACACCTGTAGTGCTCAGCACTGTTGACACTCATCATTCTCCCCACCACGCCAGGACCAGGGCCCCACTTGCGACCCCACACTGACACCTGGTGGCGGCTCCACGAGGCGGCAGATCATCGCCTCACATCACCGCAGTCTCAGCTGTCCCTGAGCCCCGAGGAGCCACCGGTGTCATCCCCATTCTCTTCAAAACATGGCCCCGCTGTTTTGACTTTCACGACGCTACTGCAAACAGGAAAATGGTGGCGTCAGTTCTTTTGTGTTCTGTCACACAACCACTGGACCTTGAAAGAGAAAAGTAATCCTCAGCACAAACGACCACATCAGACGATTCCAGGACAGTCCGTTTATTGAACAACAAATTGTGACAGGgaacagatttcttttttttttccattgcatTTTTCATTGTAAACAATGTCTAGGTCAACTGTGTCATTCACTACATATATTCATAAACACCCTCCGTGTCGTAGAGGGACTCTCTGCAGATGGACAGTGGGGTCCTTGTTATTTTTAAAGTGCTGTAATGCACAGTTCCTCTTGGAGGAAGAGAACAGAGGCTCAGACCCCAGAACGCCTCCAAGGTCCCGGTTGCATTATTCATACATTGTGTGATGTCGTGATTGACAGGCTGTGTTCAGTgaggtgttgttttttttcagtttatttgtatgtatttttctagtgtccatctgtgtgtggCTTCTACTTATTGCATATCAGTTAGCTGGTTCATAGATATTTCGGTGAACGTGTAAAGCACAAATCTTtagattaaaatgtaataaactcttcactataattataataaatctTATAATATCTAAGTTACATTCTTATATCTGATTCATTTAGATTATGTAggcaatataattttttttccctAACTGCTGATGGCTAACATAGTGAACACCATCACATGGGTCTCTTATCATGACCTGCTGTCTCAGCCCTATGGAACAAGTGTTACAGACATAGAGAAACTTTCTTAAAAGACTAGAAACTCATTCAACCTCTCCTGAAAGAAATTGGACTCTGATCCACGTCCGCCAAAGCAGCACATAGTTTTCAGGGGACTTAGTATTTAAAGTTGGCCGTGTGGTCTCTTGTGCCTAATAATCCTTTGTGCTTTCTTTGATTATTTACACTCTGGGTCTTACATTTGGTGTTCAGAGCTCCTCTGCGTCTAACCTGCACCCTGGCTGTGGGCGCTAGGTGGCAGAGGTGCTTGTGACAGGTAGAAGGAACGAGGGGGAGAGGCATGGGTCTGACAATCCAAGAGAAAAATACCGCAGTGTCACACTAAGAACTTCACATCAACTACAGCACTacacagccagacacacacacacacacacatacaaacacacaggcacgcacgTACGAAACCAAATGATCAAGGTCAGAAAAATTCACAGCCAGAGTAAAACAAAATGACTTGCACAACATTTTTCAAGATTCAACCAAAAACAGATCAAAACAAATCTGGGAGGATTTCAGGTGGGGGTTCTGGGGGGGTTCAAAATCATTACAATCATCTCAACAACACATAAATAGGCATCATGATcacaataacaacatatatGAGATGAACTGGCAATCGCAATGtcgagaaaacaaaaacaacagtaatTGAAAAAGACGAGCTCACGTGGACGGGcagctctcttctcctttttctgtgGCTCTGTTCGTCACATGTCAACATCGCTGGAGGGGCCAGTCGATGACCTGACCTATGACTTTCCCTTAAGACACTGATAACGCTGAGATTTACTAGCATGTGATTCGGTTGACGCAGCCTCGGTCGTTAGTGCCGCTGCCGTCGTGTCGCAGCTACATCACGAGCGAAGCACCCTTCAGAAAGATGGATTTAAAGCCTGATTTACTGGCTTCGATCAGAACGTATTTTATTTCCAGAACTGTTTGCAGCAGTGCCATAGGTcactcacttaaaacaaattacatttctaCCACCATTATAGGATGATGCTTCATTTGGTCCTTGTtaataaaacagcaggaaacaggacGATAGGCTCGGGTGAAGGGCACCTCCTCAACACCAGGTCTACGCTAACGTTCCCCTTTGCATACAATAATAAAACCCTCATTAATCTGCTGCATTTAAGTTCATGTGTTGCTTGTTGCATTATAACCTGTTCTGTCATTTGATATGTCCACATCATCAAAACATAAAATCACCACAGTATGGATCGAGGGGGGAGCTGGAGAGGTAGGTGTGCAAATAAGCCATCACGtacaaaacaaaccaataaatccTAAAAACATAAAAGTTCATATCATCTGCATATGTACAATATAGTTAAGGtggacactttgacacagagaaaacgacacatacaaacactgtATATGGGGCTATACCGCCTATATAAAGGAATATTGATAAATAGGTCTCACTCCCACAAAATGATATTACACTGATAAAAGTTGCATCGCGCATCAACAGTGCAACAGTACGAGTTGAAGAGCTGCTTGAACCTGTGGGAGCGAGGAAGGAATGTGATTGGGTAATACACCTCAAAGTCACCTTGATCTCCGACAAGATAAACCAATGGCGGGGCTTTGGTGTGGTGGTGCATAAACGAGACGCGGCAGCAGCTTAAAGCAAACAAAACCTCTAAAGCAAACAAGCGGAGATGTTTggtgaaaacaatgaaaacaacattggTCCGACTTTCTGATGGAGAATCATCTGATCTTTGGGGTCCTGCCTCTGACTTCAAGTTTGGAGAAGAGAATTTAAATTTGAGTTTGAACTCATCTGTAAACAACAATTACGTCTGGATCTAAGTAGCTAGTGGCTCCACAATATGGTGACTGTTCTCATCCGGCCACAGCAAGAGATGTCCCGCTTTTAATCAGCATCATTACTGAACTTCTACTAATAATCTGGCTTTTTCTATTAAAATTACTGTCGGCCCATTTAGTGTTCGCTGCTAATTCTTTCATTTGTATTCACAGTGAAtcacagagagggggggaaaaaacgccACTGCTCTGAAACTGTGACAACACTGAGGACTGAAGGTTTTAAAGCAGGCAACTCTTTTGGCCACATCCaatcagtgatgtcacagcgGGGGTTTTTCCATCATTCCACAATGGAGAACCCcgctgtgacatcactgattGGGGTTTGGCCTCAAGTAGATCATTGTCGGTTGCATTCCtcagaataaaataacataGGTGGTACTTTTTTGCGATTCCGTGTCGAGGTTTAACAATGTGAACGTGCAGACAGCTGGTGCATGATAACGGCGTCTCTTCAGTCGAGTGTGGGACCAGGACACAGAGCTATCTTTTACAAAGGCAGAAACAGTGGAACCATTATGGTAGCACTAACTATCAGATGGAACCTGATCTACTTAAAAAGCCAAGGCAATCAGAGTAGTCTGCTTGGAGCTGAATAGCTGAGTTCATTGCAGCCATTTACAGGAAGGGGTGTGGCTTCTCAGGAGACATCATAGGTGCTGCTAACACATTCCCTGGGTCTTTGGAGATGGAGGCTTATATTTTTGCTCTACCCCTAGGTATACTATCTTCTATTAAGACTTGAGATCTGGGGGAAATATCAAATAGCATTTTAGCATATTTCCTACAGAGCTAATGGTTTCAAGGATTTTCATTTAGCTAGATATGAGAcatttgatacattttcaaTAGATCACTATGGGCTTCTCTGTGATTTGGAGGAAAAAACACTGCAGGGATTTAACAGCTGCAGCAACCGAGGGCAGTACATCTCCTTTGGAAATTCAACAATCATATTCGAAAAGAGCAATAAAACGTCTTAATTGTAAAGCAAAGTTCCATTAAAACTTCAACTGATATTTGTGGCTTCATTTCCAGGGAGCGGGCGGAGCACTGCCTACtggaattgtgtgtgccaccaCAGGCAGCTTGGCAAACAAATGCTCTCTCCTAAATTATGTCAACATTCAACACAAAAAGAATTCCAAAACACAATGAACTGATTGGTCATGCGTTGACCCAtcggaaaaaaaaacttctttcAGACCGAGTTGATTCCTCACGCAATTGGTGTGATGCATTATGGGAGGGAAAGGCAGAAAGGAGGTGCttcttatttgtcttttttaggCAAGCAGCTGAGTAGAAATTCACCAACACCCAAGAAGTAGATCACCTGGGCAATGCCAAACAGAGGTGCGATGACCAGGGCTCGACAGTAGGCTCCCTTCAGGAAGGCCGACGGACCCTCATTATGGAGGATTTTCCTAGAGAGCAAAAAATGAAAGGTGGTTATATAACCTGAAACACGCAGCCAGCGGTAGCTATGGTGGTGCAGTAAGCACCCGGCCTGCCTCACACATGGTGTACAGACACAATGAGGTCACCTGATGCAGTCTGTCACTCCGCTGTACGTGTCCTCTGTGCTTCCTCTGTTCAGGGACTGCAGGCGAGTCTTTatcactgcaacacacagagCTCAGGTGAATATTAAGCATCAAGCATCTATTCCTGTAACTGTGTTCACGGCCTCGCTGCTCACCATCGACAGGGTTGACGGCCACAGCCGCTGTGCTGCCCGCGACGCAGCCTGATATAAAGGACACGTAGAAAGGAGCGGGGCCATCTGCACCTCTTTTGCCCAGGTTATTCAGGTTGGCGAAGAGGGGGAAATAGATGATGGAGAAAGGGACGTCCCTGCAAAAAGAGAGGATAAGACAGATGAGCACAGTTTGTCAGAGGTGGTTGGTAAAAGTCCTGGATTGGCCAAATTATTTTACCTGAGCAATGTGGCACCAAGACCCTTATAGAGCCCAGCTATGCCCTTTTCCCTCAGCAGCTCTCTTGCGAGCTGGATGGCTGTTGGGGACTTGGTCTCGACAGTACCTGCTGCCACCGTCTCTGGCATCAGTTTCCTCTGAGCAGCTGCGGAGCAGAAGTCCCACAATATTAACGACAGCAGTTTACAGCTATTTGAAATGATAATGACAATGATGATAATAGCAGTCATTTGGGCAGACATTTTGAAACCATAACAGTAAAAAGAAATTAGGATAAAGCAACTGTAATCACTAGCATGGCCACATGAGGTCACTGTTTGTCAAGTGTGTCACATACAACTTCATTCCTGATTACGAAACACCATCTGGATGTCATTTTCTCCTTTGTCTTACCAATTCGTCCAGCATCTTGGAGCTGGATTTTCAACATCTCCATAGGAGTTGTGACAATAAcctgaaaatcaaacaaaacaaaggacTTTAAGTCAGTGtcaaaataaacacagttaTAGTCATTTGCAAGTCAGAGTTTAGGGTTGAAAAGCACAGAGTGTGTCAGACAAAATGTGTGTCCAGTGTAAACCTACTGGCAATCATTAGCTAAACGTCAACTCTTGTTTTCCTCCGTAATCCACACAGTAGTAACTAGTTAACTGGATTAAGGGTGAGATGGCCGTGTTCTCAGCCGCAATCTTAATCCAAGGTCTGCTACACTTAATCTAATCATTCTCCTTGGGCCTGGTGCCTTTGGCCTCATTAACAAGAGGCATTTCCTtctgactcactcactcacggCCAAGCACTCTCAAAATGTCTTATCTGATCCCTCACCTCCAGCCGTCATTGTCTCTGACAGGACAGCATTTCAGTAATTAGAAATCATTCATGAAAAGGAAACATTCAGATCAGAGATAGCAGGAGAAATCCACAGAGACGGACTGCGAGCACGCTACTGCCGCGGCCACCTCTCGTTTAAACTTAGCTATGGTTCAAAGTTTCTGGAGGCCGAGGCTCGGTGGTTTGATCGTGAGCTGACATTGGCAGTGATGAGAGCGAGAGTTCAAGATGGAGAACAGGAGGACGGCATTAAAGCAGCGTCTCACTTACTCACCTGGCATGTACCTGCCCCACATCCAGCCAGCATCTCTTTAACTAGAGTGAGTTttctgaaacaaaaacagacaataaATAAGATCAGATCAAAAGCAGACACCAGATTTACAGTGTGAGAGTAAGAACAAGTTTATTTCCACAgtcctggaaaaaaaaaggagctgcCACTACCGGTGCTAGTGATGCTAATCTTTCCACATCAACACATCAGGCACAAGGGCAGATTAATAATTCACCAGTTGAGCGGCTCGACCAGACGAGTCAATCATTCATCAGCCTGCATGTTTGTCACCATAGTGATGGAGATAGATGCCCCAGAATTCTTTAGGTTTATCTGCTCATGGGAGACAGAGGATGCTCAGGCTGCTCAAGCAACACCAGATAACGGTTGCTAAAGATTTGAGATGTGATACCATTGTGTGATAATTTAATAAGTGACATGATTTCAGACACGGCCTCTGTTGTCAcacgtctgcacacacacacacacaagcagacacacgttagtctgtatttttttaaccaaataGTTAACAATGCACCATGTAAAGCCCAGTGCcttggaggagatgagagagcagtggaggatTAACCGGAGCCCTGGTGAGAATACAGACAGCTAATGTGTCAGGTTACATGTTAGTAAACACGGCAGCTAATCACAGCGTGAGCGAATGAAGGGAGCGGGTACGTGTCACTCAGCCTGTCGGCACATTCATGGCTCACCCGTCTTTAGCGAGGTGTTGCCTGAAGAAGTCGTTGGCAGCCAATTTGATGGCCTTCTCAGGCGTGACTAGTGTTAAGTTAACCGCCGCTCCTGGGAGGATAGAAAAGGACAGAGATCAAGAAAGAGATCCAGACGAAAAGTACGAATCTCAAGAACTACAAATGTGGCTTTTATTATGATAATGATGTGAAAAAGTTcatcttaatatacatttataccATATTGTCCAGGCCTACTCATCTGAGTTCAAAGTTAAAAACGTACCTCTATACATCCCAAAATACCCCTCGGACCGGATGGTCTTAATAAGGCAATCggacctgaaacacaaacacaacagatggTATATCAGTCAAACAGCTGccgacaggatgtgcagagaTTCTGATGATGAACTGGGTTTCTCTGCTGATTAATGTGTAAATGGAAAACGTAGAAGTCTCATACATGCTGCTGTAGAGGCGACATCCATTTTGCTGGTTTTGCAAGCGAGTCTTGGCCAGGTCAATGGGAAACACACAGGTCACTCCAATCAGGCCAGCGATCCCACCATTGATCAATTTGGCAGGCAAACTGGATGGAGGTGATGACGATGGTGAAAGAGACAGAATTATGAAGTGTCGAAGAACGCTAGATAAGACCAAGGCCGCAGCGCAGCATAcaatctttgttgttgtttcacacTCAACCTTACCTGATCTGCTTGTCAGCCATTTATCTGAAGCCCCGGCAGGTCAAAGTGTCAATCTGTGTGTCGGCGAGTAACTCAGTGGTCTTCcttttttattgctgtttgtcCCGGCGCTGTTTTTCTGTCCAATGATTTGCTCACTTGTTTCCTTGCGGTTGTTGTTAATGTAAGTTAGGGGATATCTGTAGAGACACAGGAAACTACCTGTTACACATCTTCAACAATAGGAGGATTTGTACATTTCAAAGGTCAGAATGAAGCAATTTTGCATTCACCAACATTATTACATAGACTTGCTTTAGTAACAAGATGGTACACCACATCAAATACACagtaaaatctgaaaatatgttTACATCAAATATATCatctctttttaaaataaattgttttcTCAGTTAATACTTTTTGTGTCAATACCAGAAAACCGAAGAGATGTATGTAAATCTTGAAATGTAATGAGTTTACCAAATTCCAGGGTGGTGTGATctaattatttgttttgttaattttcaAGGggatcaacaaaaacaaaatgtatgcaTTTAAGCCCAAAATTCCAAAAATAAGAGATCATTATAACCTGAATCAGGTAAAGCCTGTTtagaaaaaaattgattttgatTTCAGGCGGGAGTACAAATTTCAGATACCAAAAaattatgacaaataaatataaataaaacacaaaaatacaaccatatatttagaaatgtttgttttttttacgtaAAAACACTAACATAAATTAACATATTCATTTGCATTAATTATTCTTTATTCTAACTTTTCATATTGCATATTGTGTAATGTCTGggaaaggctcatatcagccTAAAATTATCTAAATCGGTTGGGCTCCACTAAAAACGCTGGCAAGTGTGGATGGGGATAACTTGTAGAATGATtatggaaaagtttgaattctCCCAAATGATGTGGACAAAACCAAACACAGCCTTCCCAACAAGGAGGGTAGCACGTAGTATCAAATTTGGCCTGAGATGAATGCAAATAATATCCTCAACACAGTCAAGAACAGATTATAACCAGCCAACTTAAAATCAAGTCCAGGAATCATTATCCGAGACTCACTGGTTTGCTGTGGCCCAAACCAAATACAGGCCTCAGTTACTGCAGCTCGGCAGTGCTCAGTAAAACCTCCTCTTCCAAATCCTCAAACATTCAGTTTACGAGcaacacagaagaaaacacaaaaggcaGCAAAACCTCATAACTGAGAAGctggaatgaaaaaaaaaagttctgtcCAAAAGGTGATTACTAAAAACCTTGGCCGTCCCTTATTAATCCTTAACTGGGAGAATAGCACATAATAACATTCCCTTAGCAAACCACAGTTCAGGATGATAATGTAACATTTTGACAGCTCCCTCAAGATAGAGCTTCAGTCATCACTGCAGAGATAACACAGTATTAAAGAAATCTATCACCACTGGAACATCTGTGCATCACGCGTGTCCTTGAATGGAGATGTTTTATGCATAAGCCTTTTCAGTGTAAAACTGGAATGATAGAGGCGaagatctccccccccccccccatgctaaAATGATAATTTAGAGCAAACAGATGATGTGGCTAGGAAGCTACCTATTTTTGGTACAGAACAGGACGCCCTCTGAGAGGAAAAAGATGCTTCCCATTTACCCCGTTCATTCTCTCCACCCCCTCCGTGCACCAATCACAACCTGCCTGTGCGTGTGcaacctgcctcctcctctctcctcctcaccagcCCTCCCCCCGCCCGTTTCCCTCAGTCACGAGTCACGACTCTCCAACGCAGCTTTTTCCGCCTCAGATCTCTGCTGACTCgtgggtttttgtgtttgtgtaagtgtgtatgtgtccaCTTGTGGGACAATAACATCACAAATTCCTCCGGATCGGTCCCATGGAGACTGCACAGCATGCGTGGATGTCTTGGTGGTTTGAATGCAGCTGTGGTGTGTTTGGTTTGGACGGGGACTTGAGGCCCTCGCTGGCCGCCTCTGTCCTCGCCGGTGATTGGGTGGGCGTCGCTCTCTCAGCTCTTCACAGCTTACCTCCATGGCTCATCTCCCTCTGACTGGACATCGACCTTGTAGTTTTCTCACACAGCAGCGATACTGAGCACACTCACTCAACTCATCTCCCTGCACGCTACTTTTGTTTCCCTATTTCTTGCTAGTAACTTCCTCTTGAGGAGTGAGCATGCCGTTAACTCCACAGTCAGCACTCTGGCTTCTTCCTAAACCACAATTTACCCAAGACTATATGTTTTCTCAGCGATAAGGCTGACAGGACAATGTACGGGGTTGTAAGGGGCACTTCAAATGAGTCACCCATCAAACTGACATCTCCCACCTTCTTCACTGCGCCGGCGGCTTGACTCCTCTGCTTCGCTTCATCTGCACCACACAACTGTGTCCACACTAGGACATTTATTTGACCCTCGGCCACTGTAGTGTCCTGTCATGACCATTAGAGTCTGTA
Above is a genomic segment from Pleuronectes platessa chromosome 7, fPlePla1.1, whole genome shotgun sequence containing:
- the slc25a22a gene encoding mitochondrial glutamate carrier 1, encoding MADKQISLPAKLINGGIAGLIGVTCVFPIDLAKTRLQNQQNGCRLYSSMSDCLIKTIRSEGYFGMYRGAAVNLTLVTPEKAIKLAANDFFRQHLAKDGKLTLVKEMLAGCGAGTCQVIVTTPMEMLKIQLQDAGRIAAQRKLMPETVAAGTVETKSPTAIQLARELLREKGIAGLYKGLGATLLRDVPFSIIYFPLFANLNNLGKRGADGPAPFYVSFISGCVAGSTAAVAVNPVDVIKTRLQSLNRGSTEDTYSGVTDCIRKILHNEGPSAFLKGAYCRALVIAPLFGIAQVIYFLGVGEFLLSCLPKKDK